The following DNA comes from Solea solea chromosome 6, fSolSol10.1, whole genome shotgun sequence.
ACTTGTGtcacctgatttttttttttttttttttttatgttgatttttgagcttgattttctccaaaattaccacagtagatatggacatGTTGGGCATCACTGAAAAagtaaggagctgtagtatgtaaATCAGGTGACACATTCAACGGGAAACCATATATGGGCAATAGGGGGCAGTACAAAATCAGCAAATCATTAATTTCAAAAATCACAaagcttcattttaaaatcacatctgttactgagtaaaaaaaattaataaattcatgcactggaaactttggcagagaatgatgaggacaggtgaatgaatgatgaggacaggtgaatgaatgatgaggacaggtgaattggcgttaattaaggtccctgagtgagtgagaaagttaaagcatttgtgacctttgacccattttgactgacacatgatgtgtttacatattttattttgtcagcattttcatttgtaaaggtttacctttaattaaaaacaattcatgtgttcatttgtgtccccttgtcgtttttgcacaacacaagcAAGAACCCCaaacttgttaaaaaagtaacaaagtaacttttactctgagtacattttaaacaagctgcTTTTTGACTTTAACTTGAGTGCAATTTCAGACCAGTACTTTCACTTGTTTATCAAAACAGTGAGGCTCCTCTGGTTATCTGTTTGGCTcagtaaaacatgtaaacataattaaacataaaaatgtttacCAAGGTCATTATAAATATATGGTTTTCTCTAAATGTCAGTTAGAAAAAAGCCATAATGAACTCTTTCACCTCCAAATTTTAATATATGCCTGCTCCAAGTCTTGAAAGTGGCAAAAATAACTCTTGGCTTAACATCACCCTACAATTACATGAGGAAGGGGGTATGAGGCAGCAGCCTGCACAATGTTTTCCCTTCCTGTAAGACCTGGCTTTGCCTCCCTCAGTGACCAGTTATGATTAACAATAAATCCATCTATAATCAAATCTGctttgtgtgtgaattattaCTGAAGACAAATTACACAAGAAGTTCAAGAATAAGTTTATTTACTTTGACATCAAGACACATTTGAGAAAACAGCATGAAGACAGAGGGGAAAGTGACAGAGTTGAGGTTTCAGAAGAAACATCATACAGGATTTCATGTACAATGGTTGTGCTTCTGAAGTCAGATAGTTGctgacagtttgtttttcagcatAAATGGACTAATGTAGTGTCTTTGAGAAAACTAGTAGTAGTCATGTTTTGgacataaaaataagaaaatatcatATAAAACACCtacaaatacattcaaataaatagTAACACTTTATTGCCTCCATGAAAAGGTAATGAATGAGGTcatattgagaaaaaaaaaagatcaggcACTTCAGATCATATTGTGCTATTGCCAGTTTTAAGTGCATCGATTCCACTTTCACCACAGAACGACTGTCAAATGTCAACTCATTCAACAAATATCCTCCAAATAACGTGCTCTCCATGGGAAACATGGAATCTGACACCATGGAAAACAGTGACTGAGAGGAAACTGAGAGCAAAATGTAAACAAGTTCATTTCCAGCGAGCCATTAAAGATTAAAAGTTATAAACAAATATAACTTTGCTCATTCCacagtgtttctttaaaaaaaaatcactttctaTCATCCATATTTTAcagcaaattacaaaaaaaaccaaaaaatctTCCCTCCCACAACTTTCAACCTGTCATCATGTGTACTCCTGTATTGTGACATACAAAATAAGGCTgtctactactactgctgctgatggCGCATTAGGTGAGGAGCAGAGAAATAATCAGTAAGAACACACATTGGAGTGCTGATGCCATGGTTCCAGCTGCCGTCCCTTTCTGGTGCAGAAGATCTGTCTGATTGCAGCCCTGAAAGCCGCTGTAGCACTGGCACTGGAACCAGGTCTGAAAAGTCGTCACATCGGCCTCTCCAAGTTTACCGGTGACTGTCGGTTTGCCATTCTGCCTGATGATACTGTGGGTGAGGGGGCTCAGGTGCAAGTAAACATCGCTGTCTGGATTTTTGCGCAGGCAGCGGCCGTGAGAACCACACAAAGTCTGGCTGCAtagctctgctgctgtggagaCGTTGAGGAGGTATTGACTCAGTGGACCCCGTAGATATGTGTCAAGGTCTGAACAGCTGGTctggagagggaaagaaaaagaaagggggaaaaaaacggtTGTGCttctgaagttaaaaaaaaaaaaaaaaaaacttggtcTGGTTAACATTAAATCTTCACTATCTTTTATTTAGACATTTATGGGTGTGAGGCTACTCACACAGACTGGAGGATAGATTAAATGATGAGAAatcaaaaaataacaacactgtATCACATTCAGAAAGGATCTTGAAACAAATAGAAGACAGAtagaataataattaattaatgaattattggtataataataatttgtttaataattatttattcatattgtgttttgtttttttaaagaaaagaaagaaataaagtggTCCTTCACTACAAAGACTTTTAGTGGCTGTTttcaacatttgaaaaacaattaGAAGAAGTACTTGTGAACTCAAATGTGACATACATGTGACTCAAGTCATAATCTTGGAGCTGCAGCCCTGAGGGAATAACTCAGTTATCGAGTGACTGCACTCATGACAAACAAGTGCAGGTAATTGTTCCAGTTCTGTTCAGATTTCGGAGTTATTTTTCGATTCATTCATAATGTGGATGCTTACTTTGCTGCTTGTGTAAGCAGCATCTCCCCAAAGGATGATTCCAGCGGCTCCCAAAGCCACACTCTCCCCGATGGTGGAGACAAGGTCATACTGTAAAAGATGATAAAGCGCTTGAAGCCAatcacatgtttacattttacattgcTAAAAGTACAGGTCAAAGAGAGATAAATAAGCTGTTAGTGAGTCGTGAGCTACTGTATTTCATGTACAGCACCAAACTCTCCATTCACACATAAAAGGAAACAGTCTGTAGGGTGAGATTTCCAACTTGACCAACACCCATCCTGTCCATTCCACACAAACGAGGGGTATTGCGGTGTCTGTATGCAACCAGAACAGGAAAGGACTGTGGCTGTTGATAAGGAAAAGCTGGGAGCTATAGCTTAATGCAGCATGCACTGATCACAGAGAAACAAGAGAGGGGGGTAAGAGTGGTGGTGCTAACTGTTAGAGCCACGGTGTGATAGCCCATATCAACGTGATTAGCATCATACACGACCAGAAAAACACAGGAACACGTTAGTCGTTTTAAACTTTACCACAGTGATGTGTAGTTAGAGACTAAACAgctgaaaagaaagacaaaccaAATTCAGGACCGGCAGTGTGTCTGTAGTAAGGGCTTCACCTCTGTCAGCTGTTCCAAAGAATTTGTGTAGGTGGGCCGAGTGTACACAAAGACCGGACGAGCCAACCCATCGCCTGATGATGCCAGGCGCATCCCCTCCTTCACTCTGTTCCGGACAAACTGGCGACCAGAGGCTGAGGACCGCAGCACAGTGCCCATGTAGACTGAGGGGAAGAGGGCCGTGCTCTCCATCCACAGCCATTTCAGCTGCTCGTTGCGAGCCTCCTCCACATCAGGACAGCGCCCCGTGTAGCTCTCCAGAGTGCGTAAGTAGTCGTGGTTGTAGCAGTCAGGGAACAGGTAGAACCCCCACAGCTGGTTGGGCCTCAGGTTTTTGGCTTGCTTCAGCGTCTCCACCATGAACGTCCTGGCAGATATTTCAAACTCCTGCTGGGCTACTTTTGCCACCTGCTCTGGTGGCCATGTTGGGTTCTTCTGGCGTACTAAGTCACGAGACTGTCTGCGGTAAACATCTTTGTTTGCCCAGTTACGTATCCAGAGAGGGCGCCACTCCTCCCAGTCAATAACTGCCAGGCCCTTGGCCCCTGACTCACGTATGTACCTCTGTACACTGTCTGGCATCTTCGCCAAGTGCCGTGTGAGGCTGGCCAACTGTGGCAGCCCGCCATTCAATGGTGTCCCATCTGACTCAAAGTAGGGGTACAAGCCCAAACGGTCCTTGTAGAAGATGGTTAGGTTCTGTCTAACAAACGCCTCATTGGGTGAGGCCACAATGTGGAACTGGTCCAACTGAAAATGAACACCATGCCTTGGGGCACAGTCCTCAGTCGGGGCATTCCAAACGAGGAGTAAAGGCTTTTGTGAATACAGTGGCCATTGCGTGGGTTTCAGTTCCAAAGCACAGAGGCAGTCCCACAGCAGAACAATCAGCAGCAGTACTTTCCAGTCACACAAAGTCCAGTACAACATGTCTTCAGATGTGGCTGGACAGAAGGGGCCGTCACTCTCTGCTCTATAAATCACAGAggaaattcagattttttttctttgtagttCACTTTCACATAAAGGGAAATTCCCCAGAACATTCATTCATAAAGTCGCCATTTCAAGAGGAACCTTGATTGTAAGACGTTACAATAAAATCTTGTTTCGTCTTCACAGGGGACAGTCAGCCTGCTCCACAACTCACTGAGGAGATTGAAATGTAGTTATTTTTGGTGGATTTTTCTAATAAGTGACAGTACATACATTTATCAGCAGTGGTGGAAGAATTGTCTACATAGCTCAAAGTAGCAATAACCACCAACTCAAGCATTCACAACTTCACCATCATCAAAATATAGCAAAGTTAAAATTACTTACTCGTAGAAAGAACCATTTCATAcagatatttattatattgttcAAGGCAGTTCTACATTTACACTGCTGGGTAGCACGATAGTAACTGTTTGTGTATATGAATAAATGTAGTggaatataaatacaatattcCCATCTGAAATGTAGGGAATAAATGTATAAAGTAGTAAACTGAACACACAGGTACCTTAAAACTAAAAGTTGACCGATTAACTAGACCAATTTTTGCCATTTGTTAATAATCCATATTGGCCAACTTTTCTCTCAGAAACCTGATAAATGCCGTTAAGTGCAttgaaacattattttataattcaaaagtttatttgacaaagtttggtgttttttatttctctttttttatgcatttaaaATCTCAACTGCTTAATatacccccccaaaaaaggaaaaa
Coding sequences within:
- the hyal2a gene encoding hyaluronidase-2; this encodes MLYWTLCDWKVLLLIVLLWDCLCALELKPTQWPLYSQKPLLLVWNAPTEDCAPRHGVHFQLDQFHIVASPNEAFVRQNLTIFYKDRLGLYPYFESDGTPLNGGLPQLASLTRHLAKMPDSVQRYIRESGAKGLAVIDWEEWRPLWIRNWANKDVYRRQSRDLVRQKNPTWPPEQVAKVAQQEFEISARTFMVETLKQAKNLRPNQLWGFYLFPDCYNHDYLRTLESYTGRCPDVEEARNEQLKWLWMESTALFPSVYMGTVLRSSASGRQFVRNRVKEGMRLASSGDGLARPVFVYTRPTYTNSLEQLTEYDLVSTIGESVALGAAGIILWGDAAYTSSKTSCSDLDTYLRGPLSQYLLNVSTAAELCSQTLCGSHGRCLRKNPDSDVYLHLSPLTHSIIRQNGKPTVTGKLGEADVTTFQTWFQCQCYSGFQGCNQTDLLHQKGTAAGTMASALQCVFLLIISLLLT